In Planctomycetaceae bacterium, a single window of DNA contains:
- the acpP gene encoding acyl carrier protein — translation MSIEEKVIDIVSDQLNVPKEEIVRPSSFVDDLKADSLDIVELVMALEDEFDVKIPDEDYDKIKTVGDAITYIEGKS, via the coding sequence GTGTCTATTGAAGAAAAAGTCATCGATATCGTCAGCGATCAGCTGAACGTTCCCAAAGAAGAAATCGTCCGCCCCAGCTCATTCGTTGACGATCTGAAGGCTGATTCGCTGGACATCGTCGAACTGGTGATGGCTCTGGAAGACGAATTTGACGTCAAGATTCCGGACGAAGACTACGACAAAATTAAGACCGTCGGTGACGCAATCACCTACATCGAAGGCAAATCGTAA
- the fabD gene encoding ACP S-malonyltransferase: MSRTALLFPGQGAQHVGMGRRMAEQYPRVREMYEQAGQILGFDLARLCFDGPAEKLDSTDISQPALFVTSLAALEKLRTDSPGVAESCEMTAGLSLGEYTALVFADAMSFEDGLRVVQRRGQAMQAAAEATPSGMVSILLLDREKVEEICEQASETGRVRIANYLCPGNLVVSGEKAGCERAAELAGEAGGRAIPLAVAGAFHTEIMSPADQSLADALAGVRISSPRIPVISNVDARPHSDPEEIRQLLVQQVINPVRWEDSMNYLLAEGCSDFYEVGPGKVLKGLLKRISRKTACNTVNDSFDDTAGI; the protein is encoded by the coding sequence ATGTCTCGCACCGCACTTCTTTTTCCGGGCCAGGGGGCACAGCACGTGGGCATGGGACGCCGAATGGCCGAACAGTACCCGCGGGTCCGGGAAATGTACGAACAGGCCGGGCAAATTCTGGGCTTCGATCTTGCCCGGTTATGCTTCGATGGCCCTGCCGAGAAACTGGATTCGACGGATATCAGTCAGCCGGCACTCTTTGTGACCAGCCTGGCGGCTCTGGAAAAGTTGAGGACCGACAGTCCTGGTGTGGCCGAAAGCTGCGAAATGACCGCCGGCTTGAGTCTGGGAGAATACACCGCCCTGGTGTTTGCCGATGCGATGTCATTCGAAGATGGACTTCGAGTGGTCCAGCGACGCGGTCAGGCGATGCAGGCGGCCGCAGAGGCAACGCCTTCCGGCATGGTGAGTATTCTCCTGCTGGATCGCGAAAAGGTGGAGGAAATCTGCGAGCAGGCTTCTGAAACGGGCCGGGTTCGGATCGCGAATTATCTGTGTCCTGGTAATCTGGTTGTCAGCGGTGAAAAGGCTGGTTGCGAACGGGCTGCCGAGCTCGCAGGGGAGGCTGGAGGCCGAGCGATTCCTCTGGCCGTGGCCGGTGCTTTTCATACCGAGATTATGAGTCCCGCTGACCAGTCACTGGCCGACGCGCTTGCTGGGGTTCGCATTTCATCGCCACGCATTCCTGTGATATCGAATGTCGATGCCCGGCCGCATTCGGACCCGGAGGAAATTCGGCAACTGCTGGTGCAGCAGGTTATCAACCCTGTTCGCTGGGAAGATTCGATGAATTACCTGCTGGCGGAAGGTTGTTCAGACTTTTACGAAGTTGGCCCGGGCAAAGTGCTTAAGGGGCTGCTGAAGCGCATCAGCCGGAAGACTGCCTGTAACACGGTCAATGATTCGTTTGACGACACCGCTGGAATCTGA
- the plsX gene encoding phosphate acyltransferase PlsX, whose product MRIALDAMGGDFAPAPNIIGAIDAVGKIPGLEILLVGDRAPLEQEIASAGGVPDSVKIVESEGVVGMEEKPTVALREKPNCSIARCWQLMASGDADAVVSAGNTGAVVAAGLRTRLFLKGIKRPGIAVTLPTLSGPCVLMDVGANPAARPEHLYQYGMMGSIYAREMLGIASPRVGLMNIGSEDGKGNELYRETHSFLCSSPLRHLYVGNVEGRGLYHGEADVLICEGFVGNVVLKVSEGMAEFLLRTVGGALLKTLTTERDLAARTLSELTQQFRYQESGGAPLLGIDGVCIICHGSSDGDSISNALKMATQINENHINAQIMDHIAAHPLKSDQA is encoded by the coding sequence ATGCGAATCGCGTTGGATGCGATGGGGGGCGACTTCGCCCCGGCTCCCAACATCATTGGTGCGATTGACGCTGTTGGAAAGATCCCAGGTCTTGAGATCCTTCTGGTGGGCGATCGCGCGCCCCTGGAGCAGGAGATTGCATCCGCTGGTGGCGTACCCGATTCTGTGAAAATCGTAGAATCTGAGGGCGTCGTCGGGATGGAGGAAAAGCCGACCGTCGCGCTCCGGGAAAAACCGAATTGCTCCATCGCAAGATGCTGGCAATTGATGGCCTCCGGGGATGCCGATGCCGTTGTCAGTGCCGGAAACACGGGGGCAGTTGTCGCTGCCGGGCTGAGAACCCGTCTGTTCCTGAAAGGAATCAAACGCCCCGGCATCGCCGTCACGCTGCCAACGTTGAGCGGGCCCTGTGTGCTGATGGATGTCGGTGCTAACCCGGCTGCCAGGCCGGAACATCTGTATCAGTACGGCATGATGGGTTCGATTTATGCCCGGGAAATGCTGGGGATAGCGTCGCCGCGCGTTGGTCTGATGAATATTGGAAGCGAAGACGGCAAAGGAAACGAACTTTACCGTGAAACGCACTCCTTCCTGTGCAGTTCTCCTTTGCGTCATCTTTACGTGGGGAACGTAGAAGGTCGAGGCCTTTACCATGGTGAGGCCGATGTGCTGATCTGTGAGGGTTTCGTAGGCAACGTGGTCTTGAAGGTCAGCGAAGGGATGGCTGAGTTTCTGTTGCGGACTGTTGGCGGCGCGCTTTTGAAGACGTTGACCACGGAACGCGACCTTGCCGCCAGAACGCTCAGCGAACTGACGCAACAGTTTCGGTATCAGGAATCCGGCGGCGCGCCTTTGCTTGGCATTGATGGGGTCTGCATCATTTGTCACGGGTCCAGTGATGGCGATTCGATCAGCAACGCTCTGAAGATGGCGACGCAGATCAACGAGAATCATATCAACGCTCAGATCATGGATCATATAGCGGCCCATCCTTTGAAATCTGATCAGGCCTGA
- the rpmF gene encoding 50S ribosomal protein L32 gives MAVPKRRQSKSRSRKRNSHNAVKPRQLAKCPQCATMVPTHVVCPTCGYYQGRTMVEDAED, from the coding sequence ATGGCCGTTCCCAAGAGAAGGCAGTCAAAGTCACGATCGCGTAAGCGAAACAGCCACAACGCAGTAAAACCGCGGCAGTTGGCGAAATGTCCACAGTGTGCAACCATGGTTCCGACTCATGTTGTGTGCCCAACCTGCGGCTACTACCAGGGCCGAACCATGGTTGAGGACGCTGAGGATTAG